In Tachysurus vachellii isolate PV-2020 chromosome 7, HZAU_Pvac_v1, whole genome shotgun sequence, the DNA window ccatatactgtacatatactgtatatacaaatattaattgATACAAATGTTGCTATGTGAGTTACATTATCTATTTGACATTAACAAGGTTCATTAAACCTAAGTATAGTATGTATGTGTCTGACCTCATACTATATTTAACTACATACAGCATAAGTTACCCCCACCCATTGAGCCACCTCCCCCTAACCCCCATGATGTATTTGGCAGACTCCATCAGTCCTTGGTTGAGCCGGGTCACATTACTCAGTCTTTTTCTTATCATATACAACCAAAGTCACCTACAGACACCTCGAAAGCACAGGTAAGATTCTCCTTGTTCAGGTGTGCGTATTTTTAAGTATATATTGAGAGAGCATGACCCTACAGTCATCATCTGCTGTGCTTGTGCTTGTGCTAAAGTAAGAATAGAAAAATTACAGTCATATGTTATAAGGCTTAAACATCattaatcacattatatatatatatatatatatatatatatatatatatatatatatatatatatatatatatatatatatatatatatatatatatgtaacataAAGAGagttttatcatttgtaattaaGTGCTACATTGTTTTCTGCTTTACCTTTGCTGCACTTTTTGTAACTTTGATAAATCTATTGCACcattttttgtgtatgttgcgaagaacttttttttcattctttcattttttttctttttttctttttaaataaaatatgaaattctGCTTAGGTTTATTTTAGTGTTCCCTACTTTGAAATggttcccaaaaaaaaaaaaaaaaagattctcagTCTTTATTAAATTTTCATGGAATCatattttcccattttttttttttttttttgcttttcatatTTGTATTGTGCAAATCTCAGGCTAAGGGCTCAGTCTGAGATTTAAGTATGTTAAGAAAACGGTGTAGAAATGATACATAAAGGCATAAATGATCAATTCTCTGTAGAATCACTTTATCATTTCACTGGCCTGATGTAATGTCCCTAATGTAATCTCCTTTTGGCTTCACTGTCTGGTCCAGTTAGGTTTACAGGTGTTTGGATTGACTGTATGACAGAGTCTGTCTGAATACACTTTTGCATCACATTTAATAACCCAAGCTTATTTAAGGCATGTActtcatcattaaacacataaaatacatttcagataaacagtgtgtgaaaaTATCTCCTATGAATTGATTCTCTCTTTGATATAGACCCATTGAATAAACTATATGCATGTAACTGCTTCCTTTTCTACACAGGACACAATGTCACAGCACTCCTTAATGacaataagagagaggaaaatgcaGGCAGCGGCTATTTGCAGAGAAATCCAAGGCACTGATGGTATGATCTTTATTTAgctattaacaaaaataaacatatctaGCCATTTAGACATTTTACTAATGTTTGTGGTTGACAATGTTTAGTTTCCTGAAGGATGGAACAAAAGATAAGCTAGTGTTTACTGAACACTGTTTTAtcttttactgtctttttttgtatgtattaaAGCCATGCAGAGGATAAACAGTGTTTACAGATACAAAAACATCACgtgatgtttttttcctcaaaacTTCAAATctcacacattttacacatatAGTTGACTTTCcatgtaatgtttttattttcatgtgtgtgagactttttttattttacgcaaaatttgtttcttttaatatgctctaacattttacaattttaaagatGTTGGGCATGTGGTTTGATTTTTCAGATGTGATTTTTCCTCATGTGGATCATTCTTTTACATAGGTGATCATATGTTCATATTGTTTACATGTCCACTTTCAGGGCAAAAATGCACTTTCATGTGTGTTTCATGTGtaatcacatgatcacatttgAAAAGTAATGTGAAGCATAAGTAgtgatttgaatatttaaacccatcaatttagatttattaaaaacaagtaTTCCACTGTAAACATTAGTTATATACATTCGAGTAATATTTCTTACATTTGTAAGATTTGTAATTCTACAGTATTACACAGCACATTTTTGCTTATGGACTCTTACAGTAGCCACGAACATGCTCACCCTTCACAGACAGACATCCGACCATTTTGTAAGGGTTATTTTTGTAATTCACCCTCTGCCACACCCTCGCTGGGCTGTAAATAATccaatgaaatgtttttacaaCTGAAAGCAACTAATACATTTGTAGTTGTCCATAGGAGGCATTTCTGGCCATAGAAAACTGGCAGCTGAGTGAACAAAGATTCATACCTGCTGCTGAAATATGCTAATGGTGTATATTTCACAATGTTTGGTGGATCTATAACACTTCTGTAATTGGccagtgttacagtgttcagTATAACTGGACAAATGAGACCAAGGCCTAAAAAAAGACCTCTGTGGGAAACCTAATAGTAGATCTCAGGTCAAAGGAAGGATGAGTTAGTAAAGGATTAAGGTACACATGTAGTTTAATGTAGTCTTGCAAAAAGATCTAGTTAAAGAACTAGGTAAACTATTGTATGAATTTATACAAtctaaataatctaaatattatggaaatagaaatatattctaTATTGTGAAATGTTTTAGGGGTATATACTTATTTCTCATCCAGTGCATAACTAATACACATAGACTAATGCCTTTGATAACTCTACACCCATATTGGCCATTCtactaaattaaatgtattgtttgccaaattcaagtcaatttatatagttttaataaatataaaaaaattattttagttatataaattatattgacAAAACTTGGAAACCTGACCATCAAGCTCACATGTAACAACCTCCACTTTTCTGGGAatgctttccactagatttttaATGTAGTGATGAATATTTGTGCCCTTCAGATATTAGGGAAATCAGGAACAAATTGGGCACAAAGGTTAAGTGCATTGTTGCCATTCCAGTTCTTCCCAGTGTTGAGTGGGGGTTAAGGTTGAGTTGAGGTTAAGGGTCTGTGGGGACACTCAAGGACACTCAAGGTCAAGGGCTGTGCAGAATACTACACCGACTGGCAAGCCATGTCTTTATGCCATGCTGAAACAGCTTTGGGCCACATAGTTCCAATTAATTGAAAATGATATCCTACAGCACACAAAAATTTCTAGACAATTGGGTTTTTCCAAAGTTGTGATAATCATTTGATGGAAGATCCACATAAagttgtgatggtcaggtgccTGTCAAAATCAGCATGCTTGTGTGATCATTTGTAGGAACCAGGCCCAGTCTGTAAGTAGGAAAATGGCCTGAATTTACTAACAAATTATCTCTAACAAATCATTAGCTGATGATTAAATTATATGCACACCTAACATATCATTTGTTGATACTCCCACAGGGTCCGGGATGGTTCTTGGCCGAAAGGTGAACACGCCTAAAGAAATCATGCTGGAAGAGCTTTCTTTAGCTTCAAACAGGGGATCTAGACTCTTCAAAATGCGCCAAAAACGCTCTGAGAAGTACACATTTGAAAGCACCCAGAATGCATCTATCCATATGACTGTAAGTATTTACACATGACTGTAACTAGTTTGTTAGAGAGTAAGAAGAATTCAGCATTCTATATATATGAAATGTAGTTACTGGGTTGCTGTGAGCTACATTACAGATATTATTTGGTCATAGAAACAAACTACAGGTGTGTCAGCAGTATTGctttatttgattaaaatggaaataaatatagCACCTAAATAGAGCATATAGTTTTTGAATCTTTAAGAATATTAAGATCATTTGTCTGATAAGATTTGAGCAACAGCTTAAACTAGAATGAGGAATGCTTTTCAGCTGCCAGAATCTACACTGGCAAATGATACACAGACAACCATGTGAAAAGGATCATGTATCAGATAAAATTGCTTGGATACATGGGTGGAGAAGAGTGTGCATCATATTAAATATTCTCTTTAACAGTTTACTCTCTCAGCCATAATGTTCTTTTTGATGCTTTGGGGAAAGTAATAAGCAAAATGCATCATGTATTCTAAGAATCTGAAATTTACAGCACCTCTAACTAAGAAGCTCTTTAACATATTACCTTTCAAGAAATATCCTCTCCCTCTTGTCCTGTGTTAAATGCTACTCTCATTTATCATTCTTGCAGGATGGTGTGATTCCTCCTGCaccaggtattgaaaacacagtTAATGGTGTAGGAGTTGACCAAGCCTCAAAAACTCCTCCAAACACACCTGACCCACATACCATGCCTAATCCTGACTGTATTGCCCCAGGTTAGTGCTCATacaaaacaaatgcacaaacTTTCAAAAACCCCTATGCGAGATAACTATTCAGACCAACATGGAGCCTGCCAAATGTCCTTATAATAAATGGATCtacttttatataataataatatcttacatttgtataataatatgaCTGGATTTTTAGGTGGGAGTTGGGCATTTCTGCTACACGCTTCACTGTGAGCATTCCTCTGTAATAGCTCCGAGCCTCTCCAGGAAGTTTGTCAGGCATTTCCTGTATCTTCTAGGAGCTGGCCCATTGCAGCAGCTGTCCATAATAGtatttttaacagattttatctttttatatccactggTTTGCTGAGTCCACGCTATACTTACTGGCTTTACTGTACTCTGATGTGCAGTACTATCAAATGCTGTAATGGTACTTGTACAAGGACATAATTTTGTAAGAATTTAAAGTCAAATCTGTCTTATAGTGCAGGACTTATAATGTTCAAGAATGTTCTTAAGCTAAAGTTGGGGCTAGGCTTGGGAGTTACTGCTATAAAATGACACAACAATGGATTAAAGCAAACATTGCTACATCTGATTGCACATTGTGTGAAAATACTTCCTAATTCCCTTGTAGTCATTGTAAGTTTTCATAGACTAGACAGTGATATCCAGCCCTCTGAATATCACTGCTGAAAATTCTCAGCTGCCCATAACCTTTCATGCACTGATTCTGGTCAGGCCCTTATGGTTAGCTGCCCAGATTTGAGTGATGCTTGTCTTGATGTGCATgatctataattttttttatagtgaatTCTTTTACTATATGGAAGGAAAAAGTAGGaggagaaaaaagtaaaaaataaaaacaacaataattaaaaaaaaatggggaCAAAGCATAAAACTACTTTCAGGATTGGCCCTTTAGAATGAACCATTTTAAATAGACAGACAACTGTTTAGCtgtgggaaagaaaagaaacatgctaagaataaaacatttaattaaaagggGGCAAAATACAGGCATATTACACTGTAATTTCGACAAGGATCAATACAGATCTGTGGCTACTTAGGGATAAACCGACAAGAATATAAAGTAAAACCATTAACACATCTATAAAACAACTATAACACATCCATGAACAGATTACATGTTGATCATGTTGCACCAATTTTTGAATGGTGGCACCAAACCATACAGATACTGAACGCGGAATGTATGTTCATCTGGATCATCAGAAGAAATGGAAGACACTAGCTTTCAACAGCTGCACATAATTAGATAAAACTAATACCACCAACTCGGCTTGACTAATTTTAATTCAAGTTAGTGTGTCACTGTGCCATTACACAGCAAAGTAGGTGGCTGTTTGTCACTGTCAAATCAGGATAGAAGCACATTACATATGCTTTAACCACTTAGCAAAGAAAGTTGACTTTCTGAAACTCATAGCTCCTCCTAAAATGTACGCTTTTGTAAAGAAACAGGCAACTGTACTGTTGAATCCATCTACAGATTTATTGAGAGGCAGAGTTAGCAAACAAAGGCAAATACAGAAGGCAAAATCCAGACCTGAGATAATAATCACAGTTCAAAAAGCAGGGAAATACAGTCCACGAtgcaaacaaaactaaaatcaCAATCCGAGAGCGAGTCAATAAAACAGAGCAAGAGATCAGTACACATGGCTTGGTATGATAGCTGAACTAACCATACTTGCCGTAGTGCCGTTGGTATGGCCagtttaaatgtctgttttgATGGAAGTTGAAGCATGACCTGAAAGTGATCAGAATTCTTGCGATGGCTCCCTTGCCATGCAGGGAGGGAATTCATTAGTGGAGCTCTTACAAACCCCTCTTCTAAGAACACCTCTTGGTGTTTTCTTAGGGTGTCTTCTGGGTCTCGGGGAGGCCAGAAAGGGTAGGTTTAGTGGAATTCGTCCATGAGGGAAGGGTCCAGTATGTCGTGGGCATTAACCCAGAATCTCTCTTCTAGGCTGTTCCCCTCCCAGTCCACTAGATATTGGAGTCGTCCGTGCATTTTCCCGGAGTCCAATATTTTTTTCACGAAGTAAACATTAATGTTGCGAGCGGGATTGGAAGGTGGGGTACACATAATAGTGGTAATGTTGATCTGCCAAATGATCCAAATGAAAGAGATTAAAGAGGGCTTAGGCTGTTTCCATATCTGTGGGTAGGCCTTTTAGGGGTATAAGCTTACAGGGTTTGGAGAACTCTAACATGGGAGATTTCCTCCATCAGATCCCAGCATACAGGTGTGACTGTCAGTGGTAAGATGGGTTCTGGTGACGGTGTTTGGTGCACGGGATCGTGGCAATGGAAGAGAGCCTGGTTGATATGTAATAGTAAAATTTAACCCGGTGAAGAACCCTCTGGGCTTGGCATGGGTTAAAGTGTGTGGCACTTATGATGTATTCCAGATTACAATGGTCCATGATTACTTGGAAGGATCATTTGACACCCTCAAGCCAATGTCACCATTCAATCAAGTGTAGAAGGCGGAGGGAAAAAGTTTActtgtgttttgtctttgaGAAATGATGGCCCCTATTCCACAACTGGAAGCATCCACCTTGAACGGGATGTTGGGATTGGAGTATTTCAGTACAGGTGCCATTGTTGAAGCTCTGTTTGAATTAATCAAAGGCCGCTTGTGCTTGGTTGGGCCAGGCCATTTTCTTAAGTTTTACTCTTAGTAAGCTGGTGAGGGGAGCAGCTACTGCACTGTAATTGTGCATAAACTGTCGCTAAAATTCTGCAGCTCGTTGATGTTCGTTGGGGGGGCACGGTCAATGACAGCCTTTACTTTGATTTCACTCATAATAACCCAATGATGAATGATGACATAACTGAGGAAGGTCTTGAGAAATACACATTTCCCAGCTTTGATGTAGAGGTGGTGTTGTCTGAGATTAATAAGCACAGTGCATGCGTGGGCCACATGAAGTTCAGAAGATACTAGAAAGATACTAGTATCGAAAGATACTAGAATATCACCTATGTAGACTATGGCACATTGTTGGAGCAGGACTCACCATACAGCATCACCAAATATTTGCAGTGCCAACTCTTATAGCTTCCtagttttattaatatatactattattatacACAGATCCAATAacaatttcctgaaaaaaataattctgttgCCCTAGAAGGTTCAAGGGGCTCCCCTCAGacaagtgaaaaataaaaacaaattatttatttgtttgttaccTCTTCATAAAGATTATAGGATATTGTTTGGGAatcataattttatttctagagTAGATACTTTGAAATGTCAAATCTTAGTTCAAAAACTAGAACATTAGAGAAGGTTTTCACAGAAAACAGTCCATTTGGAAGCCTGCTGGCATGGAAAATTCTATTCCCATGAAGGCAGCGCAGGTAACATGTCTTTCTGACCTGTGACTGTCTATCTGCTTGGGCAGTGTAGAAGCTTTTCTCACTTTTGATGTGTATTCTTTAGGTTATGGAGGTCCCATGAAGGATGTTCCAACAGAGAAATTCAACCGCACAGCTGTTCCTAAATCCTACTTCTCTCCCTGGGAGCAGGCTCTTATCAGTGATCCCTCTCTAGCAAACATGGTGCATTTACAAATGCCTGAATCTGAGCCCACACCTGAGATCCCACAGTACAAGAGCTTTAATCGGTGAGTACTGTTCTTCATAAAGAAAGTCTGCTATTCATCTGTCTAATGcattaaatgcagtttttaacACTACTTAGGAATATGTCGGAATCCAAGAATACCACGTTTTCTGAGCCAAAAGATGCagcaagaaaatattttaacattttttttagaactaTTTTCAGCAATTTAAGATTGACtgggtaaaataaaatgttcaagcTTGCATTTAACTGAAGAGGATTGTTTTTAGAGCAGATGTGTCTTCAGGCAGTAATTTTCTTTAGTCATATTAGTTTCAGAAGTATTAATCTAATCTATCTAACCTGTTGTTTGAATCCTAGCGTGGCAACTCCATTTGGTGGCTTTGGAAATGCTACTAAAACCCCGGTCAAGTCAGTAGAAGTGAACATTCTCCCAAGTGAATCCGGTCTTCAACCACCAGAAGATGTGACTGGCCCCATGCCCTCACGACCCTCCTTCAACAGGACAGCTCTAGGCTGGGCGAATGATAATGCCCCTCTGTTCCTTGCCTCTGCCACCCTGGAGCCCAAATCGTCCAGGTTGCAAATGTTTATCCCTGAATCTGATGAACTTTGAATTTCACTTGCATTGCTAATGTGATAAATATAATTGAATCTAATTTAGGTTGCATATTCaagtaatattaaattatatgtaAAATTGTTTACAGTGTCTTAGTGACTGATCATCAGTGTAAAAGTTTCAGTTCTTTTATAGAAAAGCATTGCAGTTAATATCACAGATTATCTGCTATAAGTAATGTGAGAGTTTTCCtttctataaatatttgtttagttaCAGTGTCATGTAATGCTTCCCGCTTTACCATATAACGTATTCTATTATACCTATCATAACTATTCACCTATAAGCCCTTGAAAAATATCACATTTCACACTAcattatgtgtgtaatgttttacCGCATGTTAAAAAAGCATTACAAACACATTATGCCTTTTTTGCACATGGAAAcctgcacatgtactgtatcaCAATGTGAATAATAtgtgacataaataaaaaacaaatgccCTACATAAAATCTTTACTTTAAGGAAGActggctattattattattattattattattattattattattattattattattattaatgacaaaTACTAAAACAAATGTCATAAAGAATAGTTGCCTGCTTTTactgtaaatagaaaaaaatgagaatttACTATTATTCTACTACTTGTGTCTAATGCATGTGATGATTACTTTTACCAGTGAATGGCTTGTTATGAACAACTTGGACTGCTCAGGTCAGCATGTGTGTTCAAGGTTATAGACTCCAGACCTGACAAATCATATCTGTTTTGCTGAGAAGATGGGATAAGTGACATGTGTCTTGCCTTTTGGCTGCATTGCTGTCCCTTGCATTCAGTCAGGCAAACAGTGATGGGTTCAGTGCATGTCTGTCACAGCTCACTGGACCTTGTGCTGCACTGTAGCAGGTCAGTTTTTCCTGAGAGACTGAAGCAGATTTAGAAATGTTTGGTTTCATAAATTTTCTTTAATACCACTTTGCTTAAAATACTGTACCACCAACACAAGAGTGAGTTTATGCTTTATAAGTAAAATGTTAAACTAATATTTTTCCTCCTGAGCTGATTCTGCTATGTGTTCATGTCCATGTTAATATACGTTCAAGTAAAACTgcagctttacattaattttaaaGACTCTGTGCAACTGATCTGCAGCCTATGCTAATTTTAGCTGATCTGTTGCTGCAATTGTgcattttttacaatttatattacatacaATAAACTCAAAAATTTAAGTAAAAAGTTCAACTCCTTGAACATGGAATTTAATTCAGTGCAGCACAGCAACATATCCATCTTATGGGTGAAAGGGTTCTTGCTGGATAGAAGCCAACCAATTAGCCTGAGACCCTTTGCATCAAAGGTAGTAGATTACACATTCATCTAAACAGACAACAAATGATCTACTTTGAGCTACTGTATGATTGATGCACAAGCTATTATCCTACAatgtaatatactgtagcacacacacacacacacacacacacacacacacacacacacacacacaagatgctGATGCTGACAGAACTGCTAGCAAATTGTTTTAAGGTCATGACACCAATTTTCTGTCTCAAACCTGTACTTGGTAATTGCCTAATGACTCATGTTAAACGTGATAAAGCAGGCAAAATACAAAAGGTGTACAGCACATAGAGGGAACCAGGAGATTCTGAAAGTCTAACCACAATTAAGGGGTGATCTCAAGTTCATTATTGTATTATTCCCAAAAGATTTTTCATTGACATATGATAGAATGGCTGTTTTGATTTTGGTGTACCCGAGTACTCTGACAAAGAAATTATTCTTCAGGAAATTTTTCTTCTACCTCTGGAGAAATAGTCTTTACTGCATATTTATCATAGCTGGGATTCCAAACCCTGAATGAATACCACAAAAAATTATGTCAGAAAATATTTTGAAGGCCACTTTGGTCATTCAGTACAAGCTGGTAATGTAGTAGGTAtggtagtgtttttatttcataagcAAGCAAGCAAAGGTAATTAAAGACCCACCCAGGCATAAAGTGTTGAGTTGGGAGTTGTCTGTTTGATGTTCTTGACACCAGGATTCAAAAGTTATTTGATCAGCCCTGAACCATGCTGACTTTGTACACATCTGTACTTGAAACAaaggtttttttcttctgttattatctGTCCTTTTAGTTTATTGTTGAGAGGATTTATTTGGGCACATAGCTTTAGCATGGTTCATAATAGTCTAAATCATTGTAGTTCTGCTTGTGCTAAGTTCTGTTATGTATACAATGCTGTAATGCTGTTTTCTGTGAAAATGTTCTGAAATTTAAATAAGAATAGAAATTTGCAACAGCACTGGCTTCCGACTGAATTCAACACACTGCAACTCATAATGTAACATATAACCATAGAGATTTGGGAGTAAAAATCTCCTatttgcttttctctttttaattatagtatataatatacagtaaacattgCTGCCACCGTGTTTTTGATGTCTGATATAAAGAGTGCACATCATCAGCAAATGACCCAGGAACAATTGATCATCTAGAAcaggttacagtacattgtgaTTCATAACCCGGATTCAGGCAAAGTGAAAATATCCAAGGTCAAAACCTTGGTGGTGAATGGGTATCAGGGAACTTAGCAGCAGGGTGTAATGTGTCAAACGTGTCGGTTAAAACATCCGCTATTAAAGCAATTCCATTCAGAttctaaatgattatttatctatggaaaaaaacagtaaatacttgagcatttaaaaataactaataTCTTCAACTGTTAGTAGGGAATCACAGTGGATCTATAAATATACTTTGGCACTATATACtggaatggaaaaataaaattcatgttAAGCAGCGCAGAGTTCAACTGAGTCATGGTCAAAATCCCTCCTTGTTTTTCAAATGGAAATCAGGTCCTCCAGAGTCCAATTAAAGCCTACACAACTCCAACCAGTAAAGCACAACCTGTTCTCCAGAGGCTGAGGTGAATGATGTATATAGCTGTTTTATATAGCTGATTGAAACACAACTGAACTATACATTGTTAACTAATGCACTGATGCTTTCTTTTTACATGCTAGTTATGTTAACCAAGTTAAACGTTACCATGTTTACATCAGTTGAGAAGTGAAGGCCAGGAACAATAAAGTCTCATAGAAAGACTGCACTAGCAATCTGCTCCACACAAGGCAATGCATGGAAGAGTTTTATTCAATGATGCGtcaatggaaaaaaattatttgtatcTTATCCTAAATGTCAGGGACTGCTCGTCTGCTCTAGCTGTATCAGTGAAAGTCTTTGCTACCACGGCTACAGCAAACATTAAAAGGAAAatacatcaccatcaccacttAACAATGTTCCAGGGTTGATGTAACGTGGGCAAATGCCAGAAATTTGTTCTTGTGTTCAGACAAAATGTTTGCTTCACTTATGTATTAGAGCTGTTCAGTCAAAAAAGaactaatatttttaaaataaattatcatGGATTATCATGCCTCCCTGTAGTTTGATCAAAAAGATTACCGTGCCATTATCATGGGTCACCAAGCAACCACATTAAACCTGCATTATACCTGAGAAGTGTAAATATCACCGATGCAACTGGAGATAATGTACATGTGCATacattgtattttaaatgtcttgtggattttatatatttttgtactcATATACTtattttagactgatggtactGACATAGTAAATCAGAATGAGGATGGATTATATTAGAAATAATATTGATAGAAATTTCAAAGCAATTCTCTACACAATCAATGGATAAATTTATTTGGGTTTTGTAttccctttttttattgtttttttttttgtgacattgccctattatttataatgtgtaaaaatgatCTTACCAACAATATGGCACATGATAATTgatagttaaaaaaagaaattaaagttGTTgaccatatacagtatctgcTCTTCTAATTTGCAATGCATGCCAGTAAACAGCCGCTTgggtctatttatttattccagctcctactgtatatgtgaatAACAGTGAAGTGCAGAATAGAAGAAGTGCATTCGAAATATAATCCTAAAATGTTCAAGATTTTGTTGCCTAGAGACCTACTGAACACTACTAATTCTTCTCATGAGCCACAGAGATATTCCTCAGATGCCAATACCTGGAAATATCAAGGCTACATGTGAAAACCTTTCTACTGTACCCATTAGGCTTGGCATACATGTGGCCTACATTATTGCATCACAAATATGGAATGCTGTTTTTCTTAATTGGTTTTAAGACTGAAGATTAAATCTTGACAGCTGACATAGAAACAGATACTCAAACAACTGACTCATTTTTTCCATCAATGTGGGTGATGCTCATTCATCGCACTGAAACATATGTACTTTGTTTAGGAACCCAGAGGAAATGCATTGACACATCAATAGGTTTCTCAAGTGCTTCCTGAGGAAAAGCCTTCTTACTAACTACTCTTTATTACTCACTCTCGTTGCTTTTAACAGTTCatcagacacacaaataaatgactGATAGGTACCTCTACCCTAGGCGTTACATTTATTAACTCGTTTATTAATTGGATGTAGATTAGAGAACCTGAACATTGTGcaaatattactatatatacaataaaaaaacatacacaatttataATAATCTATTTCATGATTTATAATAAACCCTTTCATTTTGACACAGatattttgctaaatttgacAGAAACAGAATGAACCCATATATTttctgtggtggcctcagccatattctatggtgtggtttgctggtgcagcagcatctctactgcagagaggaagagacttGACAAGCTGATCAGGTAGGAAATTCAGTGCTGGgaattcctctggacactgtacaggaggtgggagaaaggaggatggtagcaaaactatcgtcattgctggagaacgactctcaccaCCTGTATGAAACAGTTTCATCTcagagcagctccttcagtgacagactgttacatccttaGTATCTAAAGAAGTGATACAAacggtcttttctccctgctgctattagactttacaatcaaagctgctcccagtgaaccagtcaccataatgcacactgttattactgtttcactgcaataataaacaataacaaagtattttaaacatgtgcaataacagaaattttgaaaaacgtgcaatattacctatgtgcaatatgccTTCAGTGCAACCACtactatttttatacatttttgtttttgtatatactgtatattatattatgtctttattctttattctttttata includes these proteins:
- the myoz2a gene encoding myozenin-2a isoform X2, translated to MSQHSLMTIRERKMQAAAICREIQGTDGSGMVLGRKVNTPKEIMLEELSLASNRGSRLFKMRQKRSEKYTFESTQNASIHMTDGVIPPAPGIENTVNGVGVDQASKTPPNTPDPHTMPNPDCIAPGYGGPMKDVPTEKFNRTAVPKSYFSPWEQALISDPSLANMVHLQMPESEPTPEIPQYKSFNRVATPFGGFGNATKTPVKSVEVNILPSESGLQPPEDVTGPMPSRPSFNRTALGWANDNAPLFLASATLEPKSSRLQMFIPESDEL
- the myoz2a gene encoding myozenin-2a isoform X1 — its product is MHVTASFSTQDTMSQHSLMTIRERKMQAAAICREIQGTDGSGMVLGRKVNTPKEIMLEELSLASNRGSRLFKMRQKRSEKYTFESTQNASIHMTDGVIPPAPGIENTVNGVGVDQASKTPPNTPDPHTMPNPDCIAPGYGGPMKDVPTEKFNRTAVPKSYFSPWEQALISDPSLANMVHLQMPESEPTPEIPQYKSFNRVATPFGGFGNATKTPVKSVEVNILPSESGLQPPEDVTGPMPSRPSFNRTALGWANDNAPLFLASATLEPKSSRLQMFIPESDEL